A window of Piliocolobus tephrosceles isolate RC106 chromosome 13, ASM277652v3, whole genome shotgun sequence contains these coding sequences:
- the LOC111540929 gene encoding olfactory receptor 51I2: MGSFNVTHPAFFLLTGIPGLESSWLAGPLCVMYAVALGGNTVILQAVRVQPSLHEPMYYFLSMLSFSDVAISMATLPTVLRTFCLNARNIAFDACLIQMFLIHFLSMMESGILLAMSFDRYVAICDPLHYATVLTTEVTAAMGLGAAARSFITLFPLPFLIKRLPICRSNVLSHSYCLHPDVMRLACADITINSIYGLFVLVSTFGMDLFFIFLSYVLILHSVMATASHEERLKALNTCVSHILAVLAFYVPMTGVSTVHRFGKHVPRYIHVLMSNVYLFVPPVLNPLIYSAKTKEIRQAIVRMFRHIKI; this comes from the coding sequence ATGGGGTCGTTCAATGTCACTCACCCTGCATTCTTCCTCCTGACTGGTATCCCTGGTCTGGAGAGCTCCTGGCTGGCGGGGCCCCTCTGTGTGATGTACGCTGTGGCCCTTGGGGGAAATACAGTGATCCTGCAGGCTGTGCGAGTGCAACCCAGCCTCCATGAGCCCATGTACTACTTCCTATCCATGTTGTCCTTCAGTGATGTGGCCATATCCATGGCCACACTGCCCACTGTACTCCGAACCTTCTGCCTCAATGCCCGCAACATCGCTTTTGATGCCTGTCTAATTCAGATGTTTCTTATTCACTTCCTCTCCATGATGGAATCAGGTATTCTTCTGGCCATGAGTTTTGACCGCTATGTGGCCATTTGTGACCCCTTGCACTATGCCACTGTGCTCACCACTGAAGTCACTGCTGCAATGGGTTTAGGTGCAGCTGCTCGAAGCTTCATcaccctcttccctcttccctttcttaTTAAGAGGCTGCCTATCTGCAGATCCAATGTTCTTTCTCACTCCTACTGCCTGCACCCAGACGTGATGAGGCTTGCCTGTGCTGATATCACTATCAACAGCATCTATGGACTCTTTGTTCTTGTATCCACCTTTGGCATGGACCTGTTTTTTATCTTCCTCTCCTATGTGCTCATTCTGCATTCTGTCATGGCCACTGCTTCCCATGAGGAACGTCTCAAAGCTCTCAACACATGTGTGTCACATATCCTGGCTGTACTTGCGTTCTATGTGCCAATGACTGGGGTCTCCACAGTGCACCGCTTTGGGAAGCATGTCCCACGCTACATACATGTCCTCATGTCAAATGTGTACCTATTTGTTCCTCCTGTGCTCAACCCTCTCATTTATAGTGCCAAGACAAAGGAAATCCGCCAAGCCATTGTCCGCATGTTTCGCCACATCAAAATATGA